From the Borrelia puertoricensis genome, one window contains:
- a CDS encoding xylulokinase: MDVLSIDIGTSTLKSALINSHHGVLEGFDVNYFDYFSIDFENFDYKIWLFAFKRIISNFKYKKIDCISISGISPCLIALDSNLVPLEVLHWNSSKVVGNFRGKSSFLPFVLSTVERGVYGKVRYFVSCFEYFIYLLTGNLITSYPSLSYIPFIWNDIEIREYNLDTNKFPPFLRMGEVAGRVTNSASIEFGIDSGIEVINAGMDYLSVLIGSGAFFSGIVSNRTGTSEGLNFISDSYLSDFSLVYPYFLDNLFVIGRIVPSGYLLQLFKDRLFKKKKSFEEFFEEIPRVYDSGSVYFYLSKRKLFSDHILIDSQIRDNLSKGIFGTVDNPLQVGIAILEAAYFSFYNKILQIKSFKGDVLDIFVSGSNSDNLFLNELKANIIGKDLKIFEFKHAEIIGNAILAFCCLGEFDSLDKAFKKLAKFKQVISFSASMHDVYLEKYHKYVSNFDLFVNS; encoded by the coding sequence ATGGATGTACTCAGTATTGATATTGGTACTAGTACTTTAAAATCTGCTTTAATTAATTCTCATCATGGGGTTTTAGAGGGTTTTGATGTAAATTATTTTGATTATTTCAGTATTGATTTTGAAAACTTTGATTATAAAATATGGCTTTTTGCTTTCAAGAGAATAATTTCTAATTTTAAGTATAAAAAAATAGATTGTATTTCTATTAGTGGGATTTCTCCATGTCTAATAGCTCTTGATTCAAATTTGGTGCCTTTGGAAGTTTTACATTGGAATTCTTCTAAGGTGGTTGGTAACTTTAGAGGAAAGTCATCTTTCTTACCCTTTGTGCTTAGCACAGTTGAGAGGGGAGTTTATGGCAAGGTCAGATATTTTGTATCTTGTTTTGAATATTTTATTTATTTGCTTACAGGTAATCTGATTACAAGCTATCCAAGTTTGTCTTATATCCCTTTTATTTGGAATGATATTGAAATAAGAGAGTATAATCTTGACACAAATAAATTTCCCCCTTTCTTAAGGATGGGAGAGGTTGCTGGCCGGGTTACTAATAGTGCTAGTATTGAATTTGGCATTGATAGTGGGATAGAAGTAATTAATGCTGGAATGGATTATTTAAGCGTGCTTATTGGAAGTGGGGCATTCTTTTCTGGAATTGTATCAAATAGAACAGGTACAAGCGAGGGTTTGAATTTTATCTCAGATTCATATTTGTCAGATTTTTCTTTGGTGTATCCTTATTTTTTAGATAATTTATTTGTTATTGGAAGAATAGTTCCTTCTGGATACTTATTGCAATTGTTTAAAGATAGATTATTTAAAAAGAAAAAATCGTTTGAGGAATTTTTTGAAGAGATTCCTAGAGTATATGATTCAGGTAGTGTTTATTTTTATTTAAGTAAGAGGAAGCTTTTTTCTGATCATATTTTAATAGATTCGCAAATAAGAGATAATTTGAGTAAAGGTATTTTCGGAACAGTAGATAATCCTTTACAGGTAGGAATTGCAATTCTTGAAGCTGCTTATTTTTCCTTTTACAATAAAATACTTCAGATTAAATCTTTTAAAGGGGATGTTTTAGACATTTTTGTGAGTGGTTCTAATTCAGATAATTTGTTTTTAAATGAACTCAAAGCGAATATTATTGGTAAAGATTTAAAGATTTTTGAGTTTAAACATGCCGAGATTATCGGTAATGCAATCTTGGCTTTTTGTTGCTTAGGGGAGTTCGATAGCTTAGATAAGGCATTTAAAAAGCTTGCTAAATTTAAACAGGTTATATCCTTTAGTGCCAGTATGCATGATGTTTATTTAGAGAAATATCATAAGTATGTCTCTAATTTTGATTTATTTGTTAATAGTTAA
- a CDS encoding KTSC domain-containing protein yields the protein MNTLTISHELSKICQVDYDSALSELSVFFKDGRAYKYFKIEPRHFNIISKLVQEKRSVGKYLTEHIFNKYDQEKL from the coding sequence TTGAATACTTTAACAATATCTCATGAATTGAGTAAAATATGTCAGGTTGATTATGATTCTGCTTTGTCTGAACTTTCTGTATTTTTTAAGGACGGAAGAGCCTATAAATATTTTAAGATTGAACCAAGGCACTTTAATATAATATCTAAGCTTGTACAAGAGAAAAGGTCAGTTGGTAAATATTTAACGGAACATATATTTAATAAGTATGACCAGGAAAAGCTTTAA
- the fusA gene encoding elongation factor G, translating to MDYKKLRNIGISAHIDSGKTTLTERILFYCNKIHAIHEVKGKDGVGATMDSMELERERGITIASAATHVEWKNHPINIIDTPGHVDFTIEVERSLRVLDGAILVLDSVAGVQSQSITVDRQLKRYNVPRLAFVNKCDKTGANPNNVKDQLKDKLGLNSVLMQLPIGLEDKHMGVVDLVLMKAYYFEGKDGIEIIEKEIPAELINEAEEKRKIMLDALSDFNDKLMELHMEGEDIDVETIYDAIRTGTLALKFCPVFMGSAYKNKGVQLLLDAVNRFLPSPHDIKNVALDLNENEKEIELKTDETLPTVALAFKLEDGQYGQLTYVRIYQGILKKGQELINSRTSKKFKVGRLIRMHANNTEDIEFGSSGDIVALFGIECASGDTFCDPSINYSMTSMYIPEPVISLSIKPKDKKSADNMAKALARFTKEDPTFKTYVDAESKETIIQGMGELHLEVYIERMRREFKAEVETGMPQVAYRETITDKAEFNYIHKKQSGGAGQFGRVAGFMEPLESEGQTYEFVNLIKGGVIPTEYIPSCDKGFQKAMEKGTLIGFPIVGIKITINDGQYHVVDSSDIAFQLAAIGAFREAYNKAKPTILEPIMRVTLEGPTEFQGNMFGLLNQRRGIILGSVEEGNFSKVEAEVPLSEMFGFSTVLRSSTQGKAEFSMEFLRYGKVPSVTFNELCKKFNEQK from the coding sequence ATGGACTATAAAAAATTGCGAAACATAGGTATTAGTGCCCACATTGATTCAGGAAAAACAACACTCACAGAACGTATTCTTTTTTATTGCAACAAAATTCACGCCATTCATGAAGTAAAGGGAAAAGATGGAGTTGGAGCAACAATGGATTCAATGGAACTTGAAAGAGAACGGGGCATCACAATTGCATCTGCTGCAACTCACGTCGAATGGAAGAACCATCCAATAAATATTATTGACACTCCAGGTCACGTTGACTTCACAATTGAAGTTGAACGTTCACTTAGAGTGCTAGATGGAGCCATACTTGTTCTTGACTCTGTTGCAGGGGTTCAATCTCAATCAATTACAGTTGATAGACAATTAAAAAGATATAATGTACCACGTCTTGCTTTCGTAAATAAATGTGACAAAACTGGAGCAAATCCTAACAATGTAAAAGATCAGCTTAAAGATAAGCTTGGTTTAAACTCAGTCTTAATGCAACTTCCGATAGGACTTGAAGATAAACATATGGGCGTTGTGGATCTTGTTTTAATGAAAGCCTACTACTTTGAAGGCAAAGATGGAATAGAAATTATAGAAAAGGAAATTCCTGCTGAGTTAATCAATGAAGCTGAAGAAAAGAGAAAAATAATGCTTGATGCTCTATCCGATTTTAATGATAAACTTATGGAACTTCATATGGAAGGAGAAGATATAGATGTAGAGACAATATATGATGCCATTAGAACAGGTACTTTGGCTTTAAAATTTTGTCCTGTATTTATGGGTTCTGCTTATAAAAACAAAGGTGTTCAACTTTTACTTGACGCTGTAAATAGATTTTTGCCTTCTCCCCATGACATCAAAAATGTGGCTCTTGATTTAAACGAAAACGAAAAAGAAATTGAACTTAAAACTGATGAAACCTTACCAACCGTAGCACTGGCTTTTAAATTAGAAGATGGTCAATACGGTCAATTAACTTATGTAAGAATATATCAAGGAATTTTAAAAAAAGGACAAGAACTAATAAATTCAAGAACTTCTAAGAAATTCAAAGTTGGCAGACTTATTAGAATGCATGCTAATAACACTGAAGATATTGAATTTGGAAGCAGTGGGGATATCGTTGCATTATTTGGGATAGAATGCGCATCAGGAGATACATTCTGTGACCCTTCAATTAATTATTCAATGACATCAATGTACATTCCAGAACCAGTAATATCTTTATCAATAAAACCCAAGGATAAAAAATCAGCTGATAACATGGCAAAAGCTCTTGCAAGGTTTACTAAAGAAGACCCTACATTCAAAACTTATGTAGATGCCGAATCAAAAGAAACAATAATACAAGGAATGGGTGAGCTACACTTAGAAGTTTACATTGAAAGAATGAGAAGAGAATTTAAAGCAGAAGTTGAAACAGGAATGCCTCAAGTAGCATATAGAGAAACCATTACAGACAAAGCCGAATTTAATTATATTCATAAAAAGCAATCAGGGGGTGCAGGTCAATTTGGAAGAGTTGCTGGATTTATGGAACCACTTGAGAGTGAAGGACAAACTTATGAATTTGTCAATCTTATAAAAGGTGGAGTAATTCCAACGGAATACATTCCATCATGTGACAAAGGATTCCAAAAGGCTATGGAAAAGGGAACTTTAATCGGCTTCCCAATTGTCGGGATTAAAATCACAATTAATGACGGTCAATACCATGTTGTTGACTCATCAGATATTGCATTCCAACTTGCAGCAATAGGAGCATTCAGAGAAGCTTATAATAAGGCAAAACCTACAATACTAGAGCCAATAATGAGAGTAACTCTTGAAGGTCCAACCGAATTTCAAGGCAATATGTTTGGTCTCCTAAACCAAAGAAGAGGAATAATTTTGGGCTCTGTTGAAGAAGGAAATTTCTCAAAAGTTGAAGCTGAGGTACCTTTAAGCGAAATGTTTGGATTTTCAACCGTTTTAAGGTCATCCACACAAGGAAAAGCTGAATTTTCAATGGAATTCCTAAGATATGGAAAAGTTCCAAGTGTAACATTTAATGAATTATGCAAAAAATTTAACGAACAAAAATAA
- a CDS encoding tetratricopeptide repeat protein, translating into MINKNFYSKIILILLLCLSLLNAQEKEDSLLLYRQGKFQEAILNTQNEIKYNPNNLDARVILIWSLIATGEYKRAELESIKGLEINKHDVRIIQALGESYFFQGQYKNALKHFQKYISLEPNGARIAKVYILTADSFHKLARYNEADFAYENALRFLPNNQNILLKLAKARVNAKNTILAKEILTKLLTLNPNHLEAKNLLKKIEKNNNNP; encoded by the coding sequence GTGATAAATAAAAATTTTTACTCAAAAATAATTCTAATACTACTCTTATGCCTAAGCCTCCTAAATGCACAAGAAAAAGAAGATTCGCTTCTACTCTACAGACAAGGCAAATTTCAAGAAGCTATTCTCAATACCCAAAACGAAATAAAATACAATCCAAATAATTTAGATGCAAGAGTAATACTTATATGGAGTCTAATAGCAACAGGCGAGTACAAAAGAGCAGAACTAGAATCCATCAAAGGACTTGAAATAAATAAGCATGATGTAAGAATAATCCAAGCATTAGGAGAATCATATTTTTTTCAAGGACAATATAAAAATGCTCTTAAACATTTTCAAAAATATATTAGTCTTGAACCTAATGGAGCAAGAATAGCTAAAGTATATATTTTAACTGCAGACTCTTTTCACAAACTTGCAAGATATAATGAAGCTGATTTCGCATATGAAAATGCTTTAAGATTTTTACCAAATAATCAAAACATACTATTAAAGCTTGCAAAAGCAAGGGTTAATGCAAAAAATACAATCTTAGCAAAAGAAATTCTAACAAAACTGCTAACCTTAAATCCCAATCATTTAGAAGCAAAAAACCTGCTAAAAAAGATAGAAAAAAATAATAATAATCCTTGA
- a CDS encoding bactofilin family protein: protein MSIDTLEFEENNTQNVIKGNFEFEGYIESNKPIIIEGVLKGIINSTSSIYLREKANVEAEIKCNNFLNHGTMKGNVEALETIKIYKTGNLIGNIKTKELFIDSGALFNGNCEMEEKSDK, encoded by the coding sequence TTGAGCATAGATACTCTAGAATTTGAAGAAAACAATACCCAAAATGTTATAAAGGGCAATTTTGAATTTGAAGGATATATAGAAAGCAATAAGCCAATAATCATTGAAGGAGTACTTAAAGGAATCATAAATTCTACAAGTTCAATATACCTAAGAGAAAAAGCTAATGTAGAAGCAGAAATAAAGTGCAATAATTTCCTAAATCATGGAACAATGAAAGGTAATGTAGAGGCTTTAGAGACAATAAAAATTTATAAAACTGGAAATTTGATCGGAAATATTAAAACAAAGGAACTTTTCATAGATTCAGGGGCACTCTTTAACGGAAATTGTGAAATGGAGGAAAAAAGTGATAAATAA
- the coaE gene encoding dephospho-CoA kinase (Dephospho-CoA kinase (CoaE) performs the final step in coenzyme A biosynthesis.) yields MGRNSSIIGITGKISTGKDTVSKIISSEYGFHEINVDKIGHIALQAKQDTVVKIFGKQILNNKNEIERIKLRNIVFNDRKKLEKLEAITHPLIYKEVEQVILKKKFDKIIINAALLFKLNLAKFCGHIFITKTNDEIIKKRLRLSRNIDENSIINILKCQKDIFLNKNILNSKIINIINNKSYEYLKNEIRTKMKEVI; encoded by the coding sequence ATGGGGAGAAATTCATCAATAATTGGCATAACTGGTAAAATATCAACTGGCAAAGACACCGTTTCAAAAATCATTAGCAGTGAATATGGCTTTCACGAAATAAATGTAGATAAAATTGGACACATAGCCCTACAAGCAAAACAAGACACAGTAGTCAAGATATTTGGGAAACAAATATTAAATAATAAAAACGAAATAGAAAGAATAAAACTGAGAAATATTGTATTTAATGACAGAAAAAAACTAGAAAAATTAGAAGCAATAACACATCCCCTTATATATAAAGAAGTAGAACAAGTAATATTAAAGAAAAAATTTGATAAAATTATAATTAATGCTGCACTACTTTTTAAATTAAATCTTGCAAAATTCTGCGGGCATATATTTATAACAAAAACAAATGATGAGATAATAAAAAAAAGACTCAGATTAAGTCGCAATATTGATGAAAATTCGATTATAAATATTCTTAAGTGTCAAAAAGATATTTTTTTAAACAAAAACATTCTAAATTCAAAAATAATAAATATAATTAACAATAAGAGCTATGAATATCTAAAAAATGAAATTAGGACAAAGATGAAAGAGGTAATATAG
- a CDS encoding tetratricopeptide repeat protein, which yields MYKGLFFFLFYFILSCKTFAEDYQAISDEYYKLAKLNEELGNNQSSVELYEQAIKFNSNVNDASTYNFILAYINLKKYDEAGLKIESLLENDQDNILLINLKAYLYFKKENLEEALKFYLKTLEIAPANQEALFNVFYIYHLKKDMETAKKYILKYKELKYSVPSNASEIVSSVLEN from the coding sequence ATATATAAGGGTTTATTTTTTTTCCTTTTTTATTTTATATTGTCTTGTAAAACTTTTGCTGAAGATTATCAAGCTATTTCAGATGAGTATTATAAGCTTGCCAAATTAAATGAGGAACTTGGTAATAATCAGTCATCCGTTGAGCTTTATGAACAAGCTATTAAATTTAATTCTAATGTGAATGATGCGTCTACTTATAATTTTATTTTGGCTTATATCAATTTGAAGAAATATGATGAGGCTGGCTTAAAGATTGAATCTTTATTGGAAAATGATCAGGACAATATTTTGTTGATTAATTTAAAAGCTTATCTATATTTTAAAAAGGAAAATTTAGAAGAGGCTTTGAAATTTTATTTAAAAACTTTGGAAATCGCACCTGCTAATCAAGAAGCTTTATTTAATGTTTTTTATATTTATCATTTAAAGAAGGACATGGAAACTGCAAAGAAGTATATTTTGAAATATAAGGAATTAAAATATTCAGTTCCTTCTAATGCAAGTGAGATAGTCTCGTCCGTTTTGGAGAATTAA
- a CDS encoding Bax inhibitor-1/YccA family protein, which produces MLELTHEKQEIRIKNKFLAQVFGLMAIGLLISAIFAYTTSENPAMRAIIFTNPMLYIAMILVQFGLVYAISGAIEKISSGTATALFLGYSALTGVTLSSVFMIYTQSSIFYTFGITALTFLSMSFYGYTTSTDLTKMGSYFIMGLWGIIIASIFNIFFRSSGLNFLISILGVILFTGLTAYDVQNISKMNRMLEDGTEIKSRMAVVASLKLYLDFINLFLYLLRFLGERKD; this is translated from the coding sequence ATGCTTGAATTAACGCATGAAAAACAAGAAATAAGGATAAAAAACAAATTTTTGGCTCAGGTTTTTGGATTAATGGCAATTGGTCTCTTAATATCTGCAATATTTGCATACACAACATCTGAAAATCCTGCAATGCGAGCTATAATATTCACAAATCCAATGTTATATATAGCAATGATACTTGTACAATTTGGACTTGTTTATGCAATAAGTGGAGCAATCGAGAAAATATCAAGCGGCACAGCAACAGCTCTTTTTCTAGGGTACTCAGCTTTAACAGGAGTAACACTATCTTCTGTATTTATGATATATACTCAAAGTTCAATATTCTATACATTTGGAATTACTGCTCTAACTTTCCTTTCAATGTCCTTTTACGGATACACAACAAGCACAGATCTTACAAAAATGGGAAGCTATTTTATTATGGGATTATGGGGCATCATTATTGCATCTATCTTTAACATATTTTTTAGAAGTTCAGGTCTCAATTTTTTAATCTCAATTTTAGGTGTCATATTATTTACAGGTTTAACGGCTTACGATGTGCAAAATATTTCTAAAATGAATAGAATGTTAGAAGACGGTACTGAAATTAAAAGTAGAATGGCGGTTGTAGCCTCTTTAAAGCTTTACCTAGATTTCATAAATTTATTCTTATATTTACTAAGATTTTTAGGAGAAAGAAAAGATTAA
- a CDS encoding ribose-phosphate pyrophosphokinase, whose protein sequence is MGLLIKKSIGIIACPGGRVFADKIMEELKKIFLESESEVIEKISQTSSCFKEDVLKLEEILSPFLEGLEFSNLRFDESVEIPVNFVKFANGEFKAEILKTIRNKDIFIVQDVSNTYPVNVNNNEKVVMTINDHLMNLMTTVDACMQAKANSVSVIIPSYPYSRQDKKHSREGLTASLFGRFLEELRVKHILTLDIHSKAIENVFRKTYFENLNASYEIFDALAELIDIRDSSLVVVSPDTGAVNRNKFFASNLKRPLALLYKERDYSKVTHNVNDSNISVTKLLGDVEGKNVFMSDDILATGGTLIKAVKLLKSMGAKKIICAISLPFFNGDAIKYFDKAYEEGYFYKIIGTNAVYHDDRLISKPWYYEANVAHLFAGAIFAIHNRISLQKILDRSHDIQNLISKS, encoded by the coding sequence TTGGGTTTGCTTATTAAGAAATCAATAGGAATTATTGCCTGTCCTGGTGGAAGGGTATTTGCAGATAAAATAATGGAAGAACTTAAAAAAATATTTTTAGAGAGTGAGAGTGAAGTTATTGAAAAAATTTCGCAAACTTCTAGTTGTTTCAAAGAAGATGTCTTGAAGCTTGAAGAAATTTTGTCTCCTTTTTTAGAAGGACTTGAATTTTCTAACTTAAGATTTGATGAGTCGGTGGAAATTCCTGTAAACTTTGTTAAGTTTGCTAATGGTGAATTTAAAGCAGAAATTTTAAAAACCATAAGAAATAAAGATATTTTTATTGTGCAAGATGTTTCTAATACTTATCCAGTTAATGTAAATAATAATGAAAAAGTAGTAATGACAATTAATGATCATTTAATGAATTTGATGACCACAGTAGATGCATGCATGCAGGCTAAGGCTAATTCTGTTAGTGTTATCATTCCTTCTTATCCTTACTCGAGGCAAGATAAAAAGCATTCAAGAGAAGGTTTAACAGCAAGTCTTTTTGGGAGATTTTTAGAAGAATTGAGAGTTAAACATATTTTAACACTAGACATTCATTCAAAAGCGATTGAAAATGTTTTTAGAAAAACGTATTTTGAAAATTTGAATGCATCTTATGAAATTTTTGATGCTTTAGCTGAATTAATAGATATTAGAGATTCAAGTTTGGTAGTTGTTTCTCCTGATACAGGTGCTGTTAATAGGAACAAATTTTTTGCGTCTAATCTTAAAAGGCCTTTAGCTTTGCTTTATAAGGAAAGAGATTATTCAAAGGTAACTCATAATGTGAACGATTCTAATATTTCTGTTACTAAACTTTTAGGAGATGTTGAGGGTAAAAATGTTTTTATGAGTGATGATATTTTAGCTACTGGTGGAACTTTAATTAAGGCTGTGAAACTTTTAAAAAGTATGGGGGCTAAGAAGATTATATGTGCAATAAGTCTTCCATTTTTTAATGGAGATGCAATTAAATATTTTGATAAAGCTTATGAGGAAGGCTATTTTTATAAAATAATTGGGACAAATGCTGTGTATCATGATGATAGACTTATAAGTAAACCTTGGTATTATGAGGCTAATGTTGCACATCTTTTTGCAGGTGCAATTTTTGCCATTCACAATAGGATTAGTTTGCAAAAAATTCTTGATAGAAGTCATGACATTCAAAATTTGATTTCTAAGAGTTAA
- a CDS encoding SPOR domain-containing protein codes for MRDFNENNNKGFLVALTSIVIVCTIIFLGIIIFFPNKNLASDIASKNIILQETKDEKVIESENNEDTLEITDNPNEIIIDLTQEVKQDKSFNSSINQNNKKIINKKESQSINQNKTTKTYTKEEKLQKTQTLAKTNQENKKEQKHNNFENKYDPLKEYYIQFASLSDPISADNNIQELMKYKINAKIYSATINDKDTYRVRSGPYKTISEAKIDLNKISGSSEFKDAYILTINK; via the coding sequence ATGAGAGATTTTAATGAAAATAATAACAAAGGATTTTTAGTAGCATTAACTTCAATTGTAATTGTTTGTACAATTATATTTCTTGGAATAATTATTTTCTTCCCAAATAAAAACTTAGCCTCCGACATCGCAAGTAAAAATATTATTTTACAAGAGACAAAAGATGAAAAAGTTATAGAAAGTGAAAACAATGAAGATACTTTAGAAATAACTGATAATCCAAATGAAATCATAATTGACCTTACACAAGAGGTCAAACAAGATAAAAGTTTCAATAGTAGTATAAATCAAAATAATAAAAAAATTATTAACAAAAAAGAATCACAGAGCATAAATCAAAATAAAACTACAAAAACATACACAAAAGAAGAAAAATTGCAAAAAACACAAACACTTGCAAAGACAAATCAAGAAAACAAAAAAGAACAAAAACACAATAACTTTGAAAACAAATATGACCCTCTAAAAGAATACTACATACAATTTGCATCACTCTCAGATCCAATCTCTGCTGATAACAATATTCAAGAATTGATGAAATATAAAATAAATGCAAAAATTTATTCAGCAACAATAAACGATAAAGACACCTATAGAGTCAGATCTGGACCTTACAAAACCATATCAGAAGCAAAAATTGATCTCAATAAAATATCAGGCTCAAGTGAATTTAAAGATGCTTACATATTAACTATTAACAAATAA